In Marivivens aquimaris, one genomic interval encodes:
- the gcvH gene encoding glycine cleavage system protein GcvH: MKYTEEHEWLRVEGDLVVVGITEYATEQLGDIVFVELPEEGTEISKDDEVVVIESVKAASEILAPLDGEIVEVNDVLSDNPALVNEDPLNDGWFFKMKIEDMSVLDELMDEAAYKEHIG, encoded by the coding sequence ATGAAATATACCGAAGAACATGAATGGCTGCGGGTCGAAGGCGATCTGGTTGTCGTAGGAATTACCGAATACGCGACTGAACAGCTCGGCGATATCGTGTTCGTCGAACTGCCGGAAGAAGGCACCGAAATCAGCAAGGACGACGAAGTTGTCGTCATCGAGTCCGTCAAGGCGGCCTCCGAGATCCTCGCCCCCCTCGATGGCGAGATCGTCGAGGTCAATGACGTACTGTCTGACAATCCGGCGCTCGTGAACGAAGATCCGCTGAATGACGGTTGGTTCTTCAAGATGAAGATCGAAGACATGTCCGTGCTCGACGAGCTGATGGACGAAGCCGCCTACAAAGAACACATCGGCTGA